In a single window of the Paramisgurnus dabryanus chromosome 23, PD_genome_1.1, whole genome shotgun sequence genome:
- the LOC135780907 gene encoding patched domain-containing protein 3-like, producing the protein MVKSKTDCIERPLSLAFEKLGHVVGRYPELFILSAICVAAALGTGFIFLHERKANDIEEQFTPVNGPAKLERAIVLENFPQSEEFSRLRLTSEGTYASLIITGLHGENILTEAAFIDIIELDRQVKSMTTGNTFQTLCAKTKGKCMSNEILDIINYNPIEIVTLKVKYPLNNTVFLGTTIGGVELKPESSELTSAKAIRLFYFLDEKKTEENRQWLDGFLKLLSNSTEQKTVRVSYYTSLSRQTELETNSDSVIPLFSLTYSLAITISIMSCSRLDPVRTKVWVAAFGVVSAGMAVLTSFGLLLFCGMPFAMTVGTAPFLILGIGVDDMFIMISCWQKTEVHKAVEVRLAETYKEAGVSITITTLTDVLAFYIGLMTPFRSVQSFCMYTSTALLFCYVFNITFFGACLALNGRREKGNRHWLTCMKLQEPAGDDRGCCIGGAYDKITDKEFEMPMDSFFKNYYGPFLTRVWVKALVCLIYAGYLAVSIYGCFQMQEGLDLKHLAADGSYVGSYYDNEDEFFSAFGPNVMLVIKDKDFQYWNPTARKSLDLCVEHFKKLKVADSDIPPISWLHAYMQFGQMANLTLNDEIQFKRSLTPFLNRSGFSQDVNFTNNQVHASRMFVLTVNIRIAIDEKNMLNAFRETAEKCGKLQTPIDLIVYHPAFIYFDQYAVIITNTIQNIVVATCAMLVISLLLIPNPLCSLWVTFAIASVIVGVAGFMALWDVSLDSVSMINLVICIGFSVDFSAHICYAFVSSEKSSANRRVTDAVTKLGYPIIQGAVSTIAGVVVLSAAKSYLFRTFFKIMFLVILFGAIHGIIFIPVFLTFLGTFINRHERNKENFPEQSEMIAFTGSADPDSC; encoded by the exons ATGGTGAAGAGTAAAACAGACTGCATTGAAAGGCCTCTGTCTCTGGCCTTTGAAAAGCTCGGTCATGTTGTTGGTAGATATCCAGAGCTGTTTATTTTATCAGCTATATGTGTGGCTGCTGCCCTTGGAACTGGCTTTATCTTTCTTCACGAGAGGAAGGCAAATGATATTGAAGAACAGTTTACGCCTGTCAATGGACCTGCCAAGTTGGAGAGGGCGATTGTGTTGGAAAACTTCCCACAATCTGAAGAGTTTTCCCGGCTACGGCTTACATCTGAAGGCACTTATGCCTCTTTGATCATCACAGGCTTGCACGGAGAAAATATATTAACAGAAGCAGCTTTTATTGACATTATAGAGCTAGACAGACAAGTGAAAAGTATGACGACAGGAAACACTTTTCAAACCCTCTGTGCCAAAACAAAAGGAAAGTGCATGTCAAATGAAATTTTAGACATTATAAATTACAATCCTATTGAAATAGTTactttaaaagtaaaatatcCATTGAATAATACCGTGTTTTTGGGAACAACCATCGGCGGTGTAGAGCTAAAGCCAGAGAGCTCAGAGCTCACCAGTGCCAAAGcaatcagacttttttatttcttagaCGAGAAGAAGACAGAGGAAAACCGTCAATGGCTTGATGGCTTTTTAAAACTCCTTTCAAACTCTACAGAACAGAAAACA GTCCGTGTGTCTTACTATACATCATTATCAAGACAGACTGAGCTTGAGACCAATTCAGACTCGGTTATCCCACTCTTCTCTCTAACGTATTCCCTGGCCATTACCATTTCAATTATGTCTTGTTCAAG GTTAGACCCTGTCAGGACGAAGGTGTGGGTGGCTGCGTTCGGTGTGGTCTCCGCTGGGATGGCCGTGTTGACCAGCTTTGGTCTGCTGCTGTTCTGTGGGATGCCATTTGCCATGACCGTGGGCACAGCCCCCTTTCTGATTCTGG GTATTGGCGTTGATGACATGTTCATAATGATCTCCTGCTGGCAGAAGACTGAAGTTCATAAAGCCGTTGAGGTTCGTTTAGCAGAAACGTACAAAGAGGCCGGCGTGTCCATCACTATCACCACGCTGACAGATGTTCTGGCTTTCTACATCGGCCTCATGACGCCCTTCCGCTCGGTTCAGTCCTTCTGCATGTATACCAGCACAGCTCTTCTGTTCTGCTACGTCTTCAACATCACCTTCTTTGGCGCGTGTCTCGCACTGAACGGACGGAGAGAGAAAGGCAACAGACACTGGCTGACCTGCATGAAACTCCAAGAACCCGCTGGTGATGATAGAGGTTGTTGTATAGGTGGGGCATATGATAAAATCACAGATAAGGAATTTGAAATGCCAATGGATTCATTCTTTAAAAACTATTACGGCCCTTTTCTGACAAGAGTGTGGGTTAAGGCGCTTGTGTGTCTGATCTATGCTGGTTATTTGGCAGTCAGTATCTATGGATGCTTCCAAATGCAGGAAGGTCTAGACCTGAAGCATTTAGCCGCAGACGGCTCATATGTTGGTAGTTACTATGACAATGAAGATGAATTCTTCTCTGCCTTTGGTCCTAATGTCATGTTAGTTATAAAGGATAAAGACTTTCAGTACTGGAACCCAACTGCTCGCAAAAGTCTTGACTTGTGTGTggaacattttaaaaaactcaAAGTAGCAGATTCAGACATTCCACCGATCTCTTGGCTGCATGCGTACATGCAGTTTGGACAGATGGCAAATCTTACTTTAAACGATGAAATTCAATTCAAACGCAGTTTAACTCCATTTCTTAATCGGTCTGGTTTTAGTCAGGATGTTAATTTCACTAACAATCAAGTCCATGCGTCACGAATGTTCGTTCTGACTGTGAACATCCGCATAGCGATTGATGAAAAGAACATGCTGAATGCATTTAGAGAAACCGCAGAAAAATGTGGGAAGTTGCAGACACCCATTGATCTGATAGTGTATCACCCCGCATTCATCTATTTCGACCAATATGCCGTCATCATCACTAATACAATCCAGAATATAGTAGTTGCTACATGTGCAATGCTAGTCATTTCACTCCTGTTGATCCCAAACCCTCTTTGCTCTCTCTGGGTGACATTTGCCATCGCATCTGTCATTGTGGGAGTGGCTGGTTTCATGGCACTATGGGATGTTAGTTTAGACTCTGTGTCTATGATTAATCTTGTTATCTGTATTGGGTTTTCTGTCGACTTCTCTGCTCACATATGCTATGCTTTTGTCTCAAGTGAAAAGTCCTCAGCGAATAGGAGAGTCACAGATGCCGTCACTAAACTGGGCTATCCGATCATTCAGGGTGCTGTGTCCACTATCGCTGGTGTGGTGGTGCTCTCGGCTGCTAAAAGCTATCTCTTCAGGACCTTCTTCAAAATCATGTTCTTAGTCATTCTCTTTGGGGCCATCCATGGCATCATATTCATACCGGTGTTCCTGACCTTCCTCGGCACTTTTATTAATCGTCACGAAAGAAACAAAGAAAATTTTCCAGAGCAAAGTGAAATGATTGCTTTCACAGGGTCTGCTGATCCTGACTCTTGCTGA